The DNA window TACTATCAGGATTTTCAACCTCAATTGGTTCTGTTTTATATTGTAATTTATGTTCCCCTAACACTTTCGTTGCTTCTTTTAGAGATAGATTTCTAACCTCTGGAACAACTACCTCACTTTTGGCATGCTCTTTTGCTTCTTCTTCATTGAAATTTGGCTCTACGTCTAAGTATCTTAAGGTATCTCTTATAATATCATGCACAACGGGTCCTGCATTTGTACCCCCATAGTGAACACCTTGAGGTTCATCTACAACTACTAAAACCGCAAGCTTCGGATTATCAACAGGTGCTATTCCTACAAAGGAAGCATAAACCTTTCCATTAGCATACTTTCCATTGATAACCTTTTGAGCCGTTCCTGTTTTTCCCCCTACTCTATATCCAGGAATATATGCTTTTTTACCAGACCCTTCTGTTACAACTGTTTCCATCATAAGCCTTAATTCTCTTGCTGTTTTTTCTGATAATACCTGTCGAATCATCTTAGACTCGTATCGATGAATCACATTGCCCGAATCATCTACTAGCTCTTTCACAATCCTTGGCTCCATCAATTTCCCATCATTAGCAATAGCTGCTATAGCAGCACTTAATTGCATAGGTGTAACAGAGATTCCCTGTCCAAAGGATATAGTCCCAAGTTCTACAGGGCCTACATACTTTTTATTCTGTATGATTGCACCTGTTTCCCCAGGTAAATCTATTCCTGTAGGTTTTGTAAATCCAAAAGCATCTATATATTCATACATCTTTTCAACCCCTAGTCTTTGCCCTACTTCAACAAATACGGGATTACAAGAAGCCTGCAATGCCTGTGTAAAAGTTTCAGCTCCATGAGGTCTATAATATCTCCAACATCTTAGTCTTTGTCCCGCTACCATAATATACCCTTTACAATAAAATGGTGACTCTGGTTTTACAACTCCTTCTTCTAATCCTGCAGCAGCTGTAATTAGCTTAAATGTAGACCCTGGTTCATAAGTATCACTCACTAATGAATTTCTCCACATGCTATTCCATATTTTTTGTTTTCCTTTACTATCTGCAACCTCATACTCTCTTTTTTTATTTTCATCTATTGGTATTCTAGGATTATTAGGATCATAATCAGGTTTTACTGCCATAGCCAAAACATCTCCTGTTTTTGGCTCCATTACTATAGCAAAAACTCTTTTCCCTTGTGATCTTACCAATGCATCCTCCATTGCTTTTTCCGTAAAATGTTGAATGACTTCATCAATAGTAAGAACTACATTCAATCCATTTTCTGCTTCATAATACTTTTCCGTTCCATAATGCAGTTGTCTTCCTGCTGCATCTGTATTCTTAATCCATCTTCCAGGAAGCCCACTTAAGTATTTGTTATATTCAAGTTCAATACCACTAAGCCCTTGATTATCTGTTGTGGTATGTCCTATAATATGTGCAGCAAAATTTCCAAAGGGATAATATCTTCTATTATCTTCTGCAATCCATATTCCATCTAATTTTTCTTTTCGAATAGCATCAGCCTTGTCTTTATCAATCCATTTTTTTACTTTTACTAACCCTTTATTTTGAGATAATTTTTCTTTTAATTCTTTTTCATCCATTTCTAGGATTTCAGCAAGCTTTTGGGAAGTTTCATCAAGTTTTTTAACAGATTCTGAAGAACTTTTTGCACTCTTTACTTCTGCTGGTCTTGCCCAAACGGTATTGGTACTTGCACTAATAGCTAGTTCCTTTCCTTTTCTATCATAGATAGCTCCTCTTTTTGCAGGAATTGGTATATCTCTTGTTTGCTGAATATGCGCAAGTTGTCTATATTTTTCTCCCTTTATAATCTGAATCCATCCGATTCTAAATATAAGTAAAAATAATGACGCGCTTACTAAAAACAACAAAAAAACTAATCTTTTTTTATTTGCAATAGTAGGTGTTGCCAATGTTGCTGCCCCCTTATATTTAAATCCTAATTAGTCTAATATAGAAATCACTTTATAAAATACGCTTTTGATTCCCCCTATTAGACCTTCTTTGTTTGTTTCTTCCTGTGTTTCTCCGTTCTCTTCCATCTTTGAATTAGCCACCATATTATTGCTCTCTAGTTTTATAAAGGCCATTTGAGATTTATCTGGATACTGCATTCCTAATTCTTCTCTTGCTTTTTTTTCAATAAGATCACTTCTCTTTACCCCATCCACTTGAACTTTTAGATTTTGAATATGTCCTTCTAACTGATGTATTTCCTTATTCAATCCATATATTTCATATTTTAGCTCTGATAACTTAGCATATCCTAGTAAAATAGTTATACATAAACTTCCAATCATCACAATGCTAAAAATCATTTGTACTTTGTGACTTGCCTTAATTTTAACTTTTTGTTTTGGCTTTTTTTCATTATTCCTTTTAGGCCCTTGCTGCTTAACTTCTTCTTCCATATAGTTATATTTTCTTTCTGCTACTACCAACCTTATTCACCTCTTCCCCCTTTTAGAACTTTAAACCTTTTCTGCTACTCTTAATTTCGCACTTCTAGATCTTGGGTTCATTTCTATTTCCTTATCTGATGGTATTATAGGTTTTCTGGTTATTCTTTTTAAAACTGCTTTTCCCCCACACATACATATTGGTAGTTCAGGAGGACATTTACAAGCGGTACTCAAATCTTTAAAAGTATTCTTAACAATTCTATCTTCTAAAGAATGGAAGGTAATAATAGAAATTCGACCGCCAGGGTTTAATTTTTCTGAAACATCTCTAATGGTCTGTTCAATAATTCCTAATTCATTATTTACTTCTATTCTAATTGCTTGAAAGGTTCTCTTTGCTGGATGGGGTCCATCACGTCTTGCAGCAGCTGGAATAGCACTTTTAATGATTTCAACTAATTCTCCTGTTGTATCAATGGATTTTTCATTTCTTTCTTGCACAATAAACTGTGCTATTCTCTTTGCCCATCGTTCTTCTCCGTACATTTTAATAATACGTGTAAGTTCCTCTTCACTATAACCATTTATTACATCACTGGCAGTAAAGTTTTTTGTTCGATCCATTCTCATGTCTAAAGGTGCATCTTGCATGTATGAAAATCCTCTACTTCCTTCATCCAATTGATAAGAAGATACCCCTAAATCAAGAACTACTCCATCAATAGCATCAATATTTAACTCTGTTAACACATTTTTTATATTGGAAAAATTACTATGTACAAAAATCTTTTGATTTTCATATTTTTCTAACCTTCTCTTTGCTGCATCTAATGCATCTTGGTCTTGGTCAACGCCAATGAGTAATCCATCACGCCCTAAACTTTCACATATTTTTGATGAATGCCCTCCTCCACCTAAGGTTCCATCTACATATATTCCATTGGGTTTTATATCCAGATTTTCAATTGTTTCTCCTAACAATACTGAAACATGCTCAAAATTCAAATCGCCACCTGCTTTCTTAGTTTTTAAATAGTATCTGTTTTTCTCTCATTAAATATTTAAATCCCTAGTTCAACCATTTTTTCAGCAATATCATCATAACTTAAGTCAGCAGTTTCATTATAAAGTTCCCACTGCTCCTTACTCCAAATCTCTACTCTATTAGATACTCCTATTGTTACAATATCTTTGTCAAGTTTTCCATGCTTTCTTAAATTGGTTGGAATAGTAATTCTCCCTTGTTTATCTAATTCTGATTCTGTTGCACCTGAAAAAAAGAATCTTACAAAAGCTCTTGCATCTCTACTTGTCAAAGGTAATTTTTTTAATTTATTTTCAATACTTTTCCATTCTTCTTGAGGATATACAAACAAACAATGATCAAGACCTTTTGTTACAATAAATTTTTCCCCTAAATCTTCTCGAAATTTAGAAGGAATAATCACTCTTCCTTTTGCATCAATTGTATGAAAATATTCTCCTATGAACACATTTTCACCCCATTTTAGGAAAAGGCCTCCACCATCCTCCACTTCTCACCACTTTTAAATAATTTCTATGAGTTTTTAAAAAATCCTTCTCAAAATAAATATTTTTTATTAGGTATATGCTACTATTTTTATCAATCAAAAAACCTTCAAGCCTGTACTTGAAGGTTTTTCTTAAAATTATATCATCATAGATTGTTTTTTATTTTTATAAAAAGCAATAATAAGCTTGTCTAATTCAACACTTACACTATAAATTTCCTCATAACTACATCCAAATTTAATAAGATCATTTAATTTGGTTCGTACTTTTTCTATATCGTACTTTGACATACCTACACCCCATATTCCTACCCTATATTTTGCTAATAGTTACAATTTTTAGCACGAATATATACTATTACAATTTCAAATATATGTCAACAGCATATTATGACAATACAATTACAAATTTATTACAATTTTATTTTTTCTAAAATCAGCCTTATTTTTTCTGCTTATTTCGAGTAAGTCACCTAATTTATGATTTTTTTCTTCCTATGTATATAAAAGTACTTGCTAACAAAATAGCACCTATGCTCATTAGTTGGGCTACTCTAAATGAACCAAACATCAAGCTGTCTATTCTTAATCCTTCAATAAAGAATCTTGCTGTAGAATAAAGAGCCACATACAATAAAAACAATTCTCCATGAAATTTCTTCTTTTTGTCATACCATAGCAAAAATAGGAAAACCATAAAATTCCAAATAGATTCATAAAGGAAAGTTGGATGCACTTTTACACCATCTACCACAATAGCCCATGGTAAATCTGTAGGACTTCCATAAGCTTCTTTGTTAATAAAATTTCCCCATCTTCCAATGGCTTGTCCTAAAATAATACTTGGAGCGCATATATCTGCCATTTTTCTAAATGAAATATGATGCTTCTTACAAAAGAAATATCCTACTAATACGCCTCCTATGACACCACCATGAATAGCTAACCCACCTTGTCGAATATTGATCATGCTGAGAATATCTCCCCCATAGGATTTAAAATTAAAAATCACATAATAGGTTCTTGCGCCAATGATAGCAGCAGGAATTGCAAATAATAATAAATCCAGTACCTTTTCTTCTGGTATTCCTTGTTTTTTTGCCCTTTTAATTGCAAGGATTGTCCCTAATACCATTCCTGTTGCAATGAGTATTCCATACCATCTTATTGATAGTCCAAATAATTTAAATGCTACTGGATCCAAATCAAATCACTCCTTAAAAAGTTTTGGTTGTCAGGAAACTGACAACCATTCTTTACTATTATAATAAATTTATTCATTTTATTCAAAGGATTTTGGACTAATAATAGATAATACACATCTTTCCCTATGAAAATGTTCCTTAAATCGTTTTTGTATGGTCTCAAATTCAATGTTTTTTAAATCTTCCACATAATCAAAAATATTGATCCCTTTAAAATAATAAGAGACAAAAGTAGTAGCAATAAACTCTACCGAATTGTAATAGCTTAAATGCTGTCCTATGTGCTTTTTCTTAATTCTTTCAAAATCCTCTTTGTTTAATCCTATACTTTTTAACTTTTGTATATGGGAAAGAACCGCTTCTAAAACCTTTTTAGGATTTTTAGACTCTCCTCCTAACATAGAGTATGCATAATCTTTTTCTCCTGTATATTCATTTTCAAATGTATCATTAATCAATCCTTCTTCATAAAGAGTCTTATATAAATCTGAACTCTTTCCAAATAACATATCTAGTAGTATTTTTGTACCTATATCCTTTTTTAAAAGTTCTTTAGGACTAAGGCCATTGTCTACATCTTTAAAAGCAATATTAAAAAGTGGAATAGAAACATCTAATTTTTCTTCAATAATATTTTGAACGATTTCTTCTGGCTCTTCTGGATAAATTCTCTCAATTCCTTTTTCTATTTTTTCTTGCTTTTTTTGAAGCTTTTCAATGATAGAAAAAGCTTTTGTTTGGTCCACATCCCCTACGATAAATACAATCATATTAGACGGATCATAAAAAGTGTTGTAGCACTTGTAAAGATCTTCCTTTGTTATTTTACTAATGCTTTCTACCGTTCCTGCAATATCAACCCTTACTGGATGATGATGATACATTGCCTTTAATCCATTAAAAAATACTTTCCAATTAGGATTATCTTCATACATCTTTATTTCCTGCCCTATGATTCCCTTTTCCTTTTCAACATTTTCATCTGTAAAATAGGGAGACTGTACAAAATTCATCAATACTTCAAGATTTTCATAAAATCTATCTGTAGATGAGAATAAATAGCAAGTTGAAGTGAAATTTGTATAAGCATTTACATTTGATCCTAATTCAGAAAACTTATCAAATATACTTCCCTCTGGTTCTTCAAACAATTTATGCTCTAAAAAGTGTGCAATTCCATCAGGAACCTTTGTGGCTTCACTTTCTCCTGGGATTACAAATTCACTCTCATTAGAACCATAATTTGTAGCAAAAATAGCATATTGCTTTGTATAGCCTTCCTTAGGCATAAAAAATACTTTAAGACCATTGGGTAGTTCTTTTAAAATCATTTTTTCTTTTAATAATTTGCTTTCTATGGTTTTTACAGTCATCTTATCGAACCTCCCCTTTATTTTTTAGGAAGTATATGGTGTCTAATTGCATATTCTTTCCTGCTTCAATAATTTGCTCTTTAGTCACTTTTCTAATTTTTTCAATCATGGTCTCGAGTGTATCCTCACTACCGCTTATAGCCTGTGAATAATAGAAATCTCCCAGCATATAAGGGCTATCTGTCATTCCTCGAATAGATGTAATAATAGAATTTTTAGCACTTTCTATATCTTCATTAGAAAAGTTTCCTTGATTCATCTCGCCTATTTCCTTTTCAATGAGTTTGATCCCTTTTTCATAATTTACAAATTCTATTCCAGAACCTATCATCATAAGTGATTTAAACTTTTCAACCCTTGAAAATATATAGTAGCAAAGACTTTCTTTTTCCCTAATATTTTTGAAAAACTTTGAGTTTGGTCCTCCTCCTAAAATATTAGAATACACCAATAGAGGATGATACAGTTCACTTTCAAAAGGAATATTGGTTCTATATCCAAGATTTAATTTTCCTTGATTGATATCCATCTCTTCTTCTATTTTATTTACTTGATCAGGAAAGCACTCTATTTTTTCCCTTTCTATAGATACTACATCCACTTGCTTGAACTTCAATTTTTCAGTTACTAATGTTTGTATTTCTAATTCATCAAAATCTCCTACTACACAAATATCAATAGGAGACGTACGAATAATGTTTTTATAGTGTTCATATAAAGATTCGCTGGTTACATTTTTTAAATCCTCTATATTTCCATAAGTGTACAATGAAAAATTCTCATCTTTGCACATTTCTTCAATACAACGATCATATGCATATTTCATCTTATCATTTTTTCGTCCTTCTATTCTCTCTATTAAATTGTCTTTTTCTTGGTCAACATAATCTTTTTCAAAGCAACCATTTACCATGTGTGGATCATTTATATACTCATTGAGTATTTCCATTCCCTCTGCCAATAAATTGTTATCTTCTACATATTGGTCATTAATCAGTTGCATTCTAAACTGAATAATATTTCTTTCACCTTTTTTAGCCACATCACATCCTAAAAAAGCTCCATATAATCCTTCTAATTTCTTTGATATTTCCATTGAACTTGTATATTTTTTTGTTCCTCTAGGTAATACCATAGATAATAGGGCATTTTTTGTAACCTCTTCTTTTATAAGAGGTCTTTTTAAATACACACTTACTAAAGTTGTTTTAAATTTATCTGTTTTAATAATATGTAACTTTATCTTTTTTCCAATTTCTATAGGTTTTAATCTATTTAGCAAATTTAACCCTCCTTGCATTATTTTGTATATTCTATTTATATCGCAAAATCCCCATATTGTCACTACTTATTATGGTTTATCATTTCTATTATATACATTTTTGAAATGCTAAAACCATTTAATTCCATTCTTCTACATTCATAAGCCTAATTCTAAATTCTAATTCTTCTATAACAAAATCACTTTCTCCCCAACCTTTTAGATATTTTATATCTACATCTTCTGCACCCTTAATTTTTTTAATTAATTTTTCTATTTTGTACTGATTTTCTATTTTATCTAATATATCATCCATTCCTATTAATAAAATTTTTCCAACTCCATATTGCTGAAGTTCTCTTAAATTTTTATTAATCTCAGCATCATTAAGACTTTGTTGTGTAAATTTTATCTTTCTTTCTTCGAACCCATTTTTTATCAACTCTTTTTTGATATTTTCCATAAACATTCTTCCTTGATTAACGGTTTTAGGCCCTAAATCTACATCATTCCTATTCCCCATTAAAACAATACCTATCTCATTTTTATCATCATTTTCCTTGCATACTTCTTTTATAATAGCTTTTGTAATTTTTTCACCATTCCAAAGAGGAGACATGAATTTCAACAGATTCTTACTCGTATATAAATTTTCCATTTCCAATTCGTGAACAACATATTGATAATTTATTGACTCTGTCAAAAATATAGGAGCAATGATCATCTTCTTATATTTTTCTCTTAATGCTTTTTCATAAATAACATCCTTATAATATGGTTTATTATTTAAATAGGAAACATAAATATCATAGCCATGATCTAAATGATCAGAAAGCTTTTGCCCAATTCTTCTACTTATATCATTGTATTTGCTGATTCCTACATTTTCATAGACTCTTTTATATTGATATAATCTAAGGGGCAAAAATATATTCTCCTTTAAGGAATGTTTTCTATTCATATTCTTTAAAAGAATAGGTATATCATACCTTTCAGGTTCTCCATCATATACCAAAAATACAGCTGTATTTTCATTTGTCTCTGTATAAATAGACTCTTTTTTCCCTTCATTTTTATATTCAAAAAAAAACAAAACATGACTACATATTAAAAAACCTACAATCATTCCACATATTCCTGTACAAAATTGTACAAAGTTTACTTTTTTTATATTTTTAATAAATATACAAACAAATATGGTTAAAATAACAATAGAAAGTCTCTCAAGAAATCCAAAGCTCACTAAATAACATATGATAAATATAGAAAACACAATAGCAAAAATCAGTGCTTTCATATTCTTTATAATCTTCATAAAGCCCCACCCCCTAATTTATTTTATTGATATATCCTACTAAATATGAAAAAAGAACTAGTTGCGTCTTTCTTTTTATTGAACTACTCGTACTTATCAGTTATAATTTAATTTGTATGAAAATCACATAGATCGTTTGAAAGGAAGAGTTACAAATGAAATTAGGTATCGTCGGTTTACCAAACGTAGGTAAAAGTACATTATTTAACGCTATTACTAAAGCTGGTGCTGAATCAGCAAACTATCCATTCTGTACCATCGAACCAAATGTTGGGGTCGTTTCCGTTCCTGATAAAAGACTAGACGTGTTGAGAGAGATGTATGATTCAAAAAAAGTACTTCCTACTGCTATTGAATTCTATGATATAGCAGGACTTGTAAAAGGAGCTAGTAAAGGAGAAGGACTTGGAAATAAATTCTTAGGAAATATCCGTGAAGTTGCTGCAATCGTTCACGTAGTAAGATGCTTTGAAGATGAAAATGTAGTCCACGTAGAAGGAAGCGTAGGACCTCTAAGAGATATTGAAACCATTAATCTTGAATTAATATTCTCTGATCTTGAACTCATTGACAGAAGAATCCAAAAAACTAGAAAAATGTTAAAGGGCGATAAATCTCTTCAAAAAGAGCTTGATTTATTAGAAAAAGTCAAAGAAACCCTTGAAGAAGGAAAATCTGCAAGAACCCTTGATTTAACAGAAGATGAAGAAAAAATGGTACAAGAGTATACTTTATTATCCTTCAAACCAATTATTTATGTTGCCAATGTATCTGAAGATGATTTACTAGATCCAACAGATAACAACATGGTAGCACAAGTAAGAGAACATGCTAAAACTGAGAATGCAGAGGTTGTTGTCATCTGCGCAAAAATCGAATCTGAAATTTCAGAACTTGAAGATGAAGAAAAAGAACAGTTCCTAAGCGAGCTTGGTCTCGAAGAATCTGGTCTTGATAAATTAATCAAAGCAGGATACAGATTACTTGGTCTTATGAGTTTCTTAACTGCAGGTCCACAAGAAGTAAGAGCATGGACCATAAA is part of the Crassaminicella profunda genome and encodes:
- a CDS encoding stage V sporulation protein D; the encoded protein is MATPTIANKKRLVFLLFLVSASLFLLIFRIGWIQIIKGEKYRQLAHIQQTRDIPIPAKRGAIYDRKGKELAISASTNTVWARPAEVKSAKSSSESVKKLDETSQKLAEILEMDEKELKEKLSQNKGLVKVKKWIDKDKADAIRKEKLDGIWIAEDNRRYYPFGNFAAHIIGHTTTDNQGLSGIELEYNKYLSGLPGRWIKNTDAAGRQLHYGTEKYYEAENGLNVVLTIDEVIQHFTEKAMEDALVRSQGKRVFAIVMEPKTGDVLAMAVKPDYDPNNPRIPIDENKKREYEVADSKGKQKIWNSMWRNSLVSDTYEPGSTFKLITAAAGLEEGVVKPESPFYCKGYIMVAGQRLRCWRYYRPHGAETFTQALQASCNPVFVEVGQRLGVEKMYEYIDAFGFTKPTGIDLPGETGAIIQNKKYVGPVELGTISFGQGISVTPMQLSAAIAAIANDGKLMEPRIVKELVDDSGNVIHRYESKMIRQVLSEKTARELRLMMETVVTEGSGKKAYIPGYRVGGKTGTAQKVINGKYANGKVYASFVGIAPVDNPKLAVLVVVDEPQGVHYGGTNAGPVVHDIIRDTLRYLDVEPNFNEEEAKEHAKSEVVVPEVRNLSLKEATKVLGEHKLQYKTEPIEVENPDSIIVDLFPKPGANIPESSTVILYLKKDNEN
- a CDS encoding septum formation initiator family protein; the encoded protein is MVVAERKYNYMEEEVKQQGPKRNNEKKPKQKVKIKASHKVQMIFSIVMIGSLCITILLGYAKLSELKYEIYGLNKEIHQLEGHIQNLKVQVDGVKRSDLIEKKAREELGMQYPDKSQMAFIKLESNNMVANSKMEENGETQEETNKEGLIGGIKSVFYKVISILD
- the rsmH gene encoding 16S rRNA (cytosine(1402)-N(4))-methyltransferase RsmH: MNFEHVSVLLGETIENLDIKPNGIYVDGTLGGGGHSSKICESLGRDGLLIGVDQDQDALDAAKRRLEKYENQKIFVHSNFSNIKNVLTELNIDAIDGVVLDLGVSSYQLDEGSRGFSYMQDAPLDMRMDRTKNFTASDVINGYSEEELTRIIKMYGEERWAKRIAQFIVQERNEKSIDTTGELVEIIKSAIPAAARRDGPHPAKRTFQAIRIEVNNELGIIEQTIRDVSEKLNPGGRISIITFHSLEDRIVKNTFKDLSTACKCPPELPICMCGGKAVLKRITRKPIIPSDKEIEMNPRSRSAKLRVAEKV
- the mraZ gene encoding division/cell wall cluster transcriptional repressor MraZ codes for the protein MFIGEYFHTIDAKGRVIIPSKFREDLGEKFIVTKGLDHCLFVYPQEEWKSIENKLKKLPLTSRDARAFVRFFFSGATESELDKQGRITIPTNLRKHGKLDKDIVTIGVSNRVEIWSKEQWELYNETADLSYDDIAEKMVELGI
- a CDS encoding aspartyl-phosphate phosphatase Spo0E family protein, with amino-acid sequence MSKYDIEKVRTKLNDLIKFGCSYEEIYSVSVELDKLIIAFYKNKKQSMMI
- the lgt gene encoding prolipoprotein diacylglyceryl transferase, with translation MDPVAFKLFGLSIRWYGILIATGMVLGTILAIKRAKKQGIPEEKVLDLLLFAIPAAIIGARTYYVIFNFKSYGGDILSMINIRQGGLAIHGGVIGGVLVGYFFCKKHHISFRKMADICAPSIILGQAIGRWGNFINKEAYGSPTDLPWAIVVDGVKVHPTFLYESIWNFMVFLFLLWYDKKKKFHGELFLLYVALYSTARFFIEGLRIDSLMFGSFRVAQLMSIGAILLASTFIYIGRKKS
- the yfmH gene encoding EF-P 5-aminopentanol modification-associated protein YfmH; translated protein: MTVKTIESKLLKEKMILKELPNGLKVFFMPKEGYTKQYAIFATNYGSNESEFVIPGESEATKVPDGIAHFLEHKLFEEPEGSIFDKFSELGSNVNAYTNFTSTCYLFSSTDRFYENLEVLMNFVQSPYFTDENVEKEKGIIGQEIKMYEDNPNWKVFFNGLKAMYHHHPVRVDIAGTVESISKITKEDLYKCYNTFYDPSNMIVFIVGDVDQTKAFSIIEKLQKKQEKIEKGIERIYPEEPEEIVQNIIEEKLDVSIPLFNIAFKDVDNGLSPKELLKKDIGTKILLDMLFGKSSDLYKTLYEEGLINDTFENEYTGEKDYAYSMLGGESKNPKKVLEAVLSHIQKLKSIGLNKEDFERIKKKHIGQHLSYYNSVEFIATTFVSYYFKGINIFDYVEDLKNIEFETIQKRFKEHFHRERCVLSIISPKSFE
- the yfmF gene encoding EF-P 5-aminopentanol modification-associated protein YfmF, encoding MLNRLKPIEIGKKIKLHIIKTDKFKTTLVSVYLKRPLIKEEVTKNALLSMVLPRGTKKYTSSMEISKKLEGLYGAFLGCDVAKKGERNIIQFRMQLINDQYVEDNNLLAEGMEILNEYINDPHMVNGCFEKDYVDQEKDNLIERIEGRKNDKMKYAYDRCIEEMCKDENFSLYTYGNIEDLKNVTSESLYEHYKNIIRTSPIDICVVGDFDELEIQTLVTEKLKFKQVDVVSIEREKIECFPDQVNKIEEEMDINQGKLNLGYRTNIPFESELYHPLLVYSNILGGGPNSKFFKNIREKESLCYYIFSRVEKFKSLMMIGSGIEFVNYEKGIKLIEKEIGEMNQGNFSNEDIESAKNSIITSIRGMTDSPYMLGDFYYSQAISGSEDTLETMIEKIRKVTKEQIIEAGKNMQLDTIYFLKNKGEVR
- the ychF gene encoding redox-regulated ATPase YchF, with product MKLGIVGLPNVGKSTLFNAITKAGAESANYPFCTIEPNVGVVSVPDKRLDVLREMYDSKKVLPTAIEFYDIAGLVKGASKGEGLGNKFLGNIREVAAIVHVVRCFEDENVVHVEGSVGPLRDIETINLELIFSDLELIDRRIQKTRKMLKGDKSLQKELDLLEKVKETLEEGKSARTLDLTEDEEKMVQEYTLLSFKPIIYVANVSEDDLLDPTDNNMVAQVREHAKTENAEVVVICAKIESEISELEDEEKEQFLSELGLEESGLDKLIKAGYRLLGLMSFLTAGPQEVRAWTIKIGTKAPQAAGKIHTDFEKGFIRAETISYDDLVTSGSMAAAKEKGLVRLEGKEYVVKDGDVILFRFNV